The proteins below are encoded in one region of Bifidobacterium catenulatum DSM 16992 = JCM 1194 = LMG 11043:
- a CDS encoding S1C family serine protease, which produces MAEENDQNAVQPQNDEQQTVPMPPVDAEQTQTYAGEPYAAESATEPIDMQSGIENQPTAAMPVANDDASAESATAAGDTPDYASAAGERTVVGGSAQDAPAQQYRPAPEYGAYGPVPTQPTDGTAAANGTANGTASDAPNMPPQPQYGTYGQAPQQSQRPRNPFFGNPYVGGNQQNNQQNAQSNNGNPFMKPTAQGGANVPPAGPNNPNNGNPFGNPNNGNPFGTPQQNGAAAKPKFASGVTGHVMTGVVAALVSAVLCLGVGYAAITNGWVTVPTSSSLASVKSNTSGSGSAKAKSGEAADWSAVAKEVSDSVVSIDVATSDGSAKGSGAIISDKGYIVTNNHVISGAKQIQVTLANGTIYSAQIVGTDTTTDLAVIKLDNPPSSLKAAEFADSDNLAVGESVMAIGNPLGYDDTATVGIVSALNRPVTVADDNNNDIVTNAVQIDAAVNPGNSGGPTFNAAGQVIGINSSIASTTTSSGTAGSIGIGFAIPSNLVKRVANEIIDNGTVQHVALGVTIKSSTVEADGVTRGCTQVQSVVDNSPAAKAGVKAGDSIVAFNGKAVNNNYSLLGYVRASAMNDKVTLTVVRDGNTMELDVTLDQEESQTNSSNSQNQQNNGNDGQSQNGNGYGNDGNGGNSGNGNGQSDGNGSNGYGDGGGLFDPFGLW; this is translated from the coding sequence ATGGCTGAAGAGAACGACCAGAACGCCGTGCAGCCGCAGAATGACGAACAGCAGACCGTGCCGATGCCGCCGGTTGATGCGGAACAGACGCAAACTTACGCAGGCGAGCCGTATGCTGCAGAGTCGGCTACCGAACCGATTGACATGCAGAGCGGTATTGAGAATCAGCCGACGGCCGCCATGCCTGTTGCGAACGACGACGCTTCGGCGGAATCCGCGACTGCGGCGGGCGATACTCCGGATTACGCTTCCGCAGCGGGCGAGCGTACCGTGGTTGGCGGTTCCGCGCAGGATGCGCCGGCCCAGCAGTACCGTCCGGCACCGGAATATGGTGCGTACGGTCCCGTGCCGACGCAGCCGACTGATGGCACCGCAGCCGCGAACGGCACTGCGAACGGTACGGCGAGTGACGCGCCGAACATGCCTCCGCAGCCGCAATATGGCACATACGGGCAGGCTCCGCAGCAGTCGCAGCGGCCTCGCAATCCTTTCTTCGGAAATCCGTATGTGGGTGGAAATCAGCAGAACAATCAGCAGAACGCGCAATCGAATAACGGTAATCCGTTCATGAAGCCCACGGCGCAAGGCGGTGCCAACGTGCCGCCGGCCGGGCCGAATAATCCGAATAACGGTAATCCGTTTGGGAATCCGAATAACGGTAATCCGTTCGGTACCCCGCAGCAAAATGGCGCTGCAGCCAAGCCGAAGTTCGCTTCCGGCGTGACCGGTCATGTGATGACCGGCGTGGTGGCGGCACTTGTTTCCGCGGTCCTCTGCCTCGGAGTCGGCTACGCGGCAATCACCAATGGATGGGTGACCGTACCCACCTCCAGCTCACTGGCCAGCGTGAAATCCAACACGTCCGGATCTGGTTCGGCGAAAGCCAAATCCGGCGAGGCCGCAGACTGGAGCGCAGTGGCGAAAGAAGTGTCCGATTCTGTGGTGTCCATTGACGTGGCAACCAGCGACGGCAGCGCCAAAGGCTCCGGCGCAATCATCAGTGACAAAGGCTACATCGTCACCAACAACCATGTGATTTCCGGCGCGAAGCAGATTCAAGTGACGCTTGCCAACGGCACCATCTACTCAGCGCAAATCGTCGGCACTGACACCACCACCGATCTGGCCGTAATCAAGCTCGACAATCCTCCGAGCAGTCTGAAGGCCGCGGAATTTGCCGATTCCGACAATCTTGCCGTGGGTGAATCCGTGATGGCCATCGGCAACCCGCTCGGCTACGATGACACCGCAACCGTCGGCATCGTTTCCGCGCTCAACCGCCCGGTGACCGTGGCCGATGACAACAACAACGACATCGTCACCAACGCCGTGCAGATCGACGCGGCCGTCAACCCAGGCAATTCCGGCGGTCCGACCTTCAATGCGGCCGGCCAGGTGATCGGCATCAACTCGTCCATCGCATCCACCACAACGTCTTCCGGCACAGCCGGATCCATCGGCATCGGCTTCGCCATTCCATCGAACCTGGTAAAGCGTGTGGCCAACGAAATCATTGACAACGGCACCGTGCAGCATGTGGCGCTCGGCGTCACCATCAAGAGCTCCACGGTTGAGGCGGACGGCGTGACCCGCGGTTGCACGCAGGTGCAGTCCGTGGTCGACAACAGCCCGGCAGCCAAGGCCGGAGTGAAGGCTGGTGACTCCATCGTGGCGTTCAACGGCAAGGCGGTGAACAACAACTATTCGCTGCTCGGCTACGTGCGCGCCTCCGCCATGAATGACAAGGTGACATTGACGGTCGTGCGTGACGGCAACACCATGGAGCTTGACGTGACGCTTGACCAGGAGGAATCCCAGACGAACTCCTCCAACAGCCAGAACCAGCAGAACAACGGCAATGATGGCCAGAGCCAGAACGGCAACGGTTACGGTAACGATGGTAACGGCGGCAATAGCGGCAACGGAAATGGACAGAGCGACGGCAATGGTAGCAACGGCTACGGTGATGGTGGCGGCCTGTTCGACCCGTTCGGTCTGTGGTAA
- a CDS encoding HAD-IC family P-type ATPase, whose amino-acid sequence MRRIIDICWRLCKQVPLLPITILAAIPLALLGEWRPWGEAAWVSHDLHAGFGWLSAFNPGAGQWIVIALVAYTIVVTVRGMIDDLRHGHVGVDLLAVVAIASTVAVQEYWAAWAVVLMISSGEAIEEFAQSKAESNLTALIDAAPRTAHVVALPGVRGHVHATGSEHTADVTADGFRAVRMSDSAETDNQDGGKHDYVSESPESDTKDASQTYDAAGERFETVPVDQVRLGDVILVLPGETVPVDGELLSGVATLDLSNINGEPVPREVYAGARVMSGAVNGSTTLTMRATQLAQDSQYQKILELVSSAQESRPAVVKTADMLAVPFTVLSLAIAGIAWAVSGLPLRFAQVLVLATPCPLLIAAPVAYVAGTGRLAKAGILIKAQDVLENLGRVSHIFFDKTGTLTVKQPQVVRVEKPFETSSPFNEDHILMMAGVVESYSVHILSKGIAAAGRKAMNDLYARYTSGQRLCAERDLSGHGRDYPVVKNIVEDSGKGVSGEVNGHRVRVGRFAYVTADGSGFMPVLHASGERYVSDSAESDTLGVRDGMSDDAQPTVVTPFITPSAEASQTTPVRKSETANSLFAPLAPDEMAAYVAIDGKLAARIVLRDVPRANAKRSLARLHELGIKELSMLTGDKAASARIIANEVGIDDVQSELFPEDKVAAVKNATESTHQNQSMPARIMRRITGESRNRQVTMMVGDGVNDAPVLAVADIGMAMTDGTSTAASESAQVVIMNDDIASVPRAIAIARRTKNVMLQAVLIGLSLAIIGMVAAAFNLIPVVVGAFMQEVIDVVSILWALTVLFDRGESA is encoded by the coding sequence ATGCGTAGAATCATCGATATTTGCTGGCGACTGTGCAAGCAGGTTCCGTTATTGCCGATCACCATTCTGGCCGCGATTCCGTTGGCATTGCTGGGGGAGTGGAGGCCGTGGGGCGAGGCTGCGTGGGTTTCTCACGATTTGCATGCTGGCTTTGGTTGGCTGAGCGCGTTTAATCCGGGTGCTGGACAGTGGATAGTGATCGCGCTGGTCGCATACACGATTGTGGTGACGGTGCGTGGCATGATCGACGATCTGCGGCACGGCCATGTTGGCGTTGATCTGCTGGCGGTCGTTGCGATTGCGTCGACGGTTGCAGTGCAGGAGTATTGGGCCGCTTGGGCCGTGGTGCTGATGATCTCATCCGGCGAGGCGATCGAGGAATTCGCACAGTCGAAGGCCGAAAGCAACCTGACTGCGCTGATTGACGCGGCGCCCCGAACCGCGCACGTGGTTGCGCTGCCGGGAGTGCGCGGGCATGTGCATGCGACAGGCAGCGAGCATACGGCCGACGTGACAGCCGACGGATTCCGTGCCGTCAGAATGTCCGATTCTGCAGAAACGGACAACCAAGACGGTGGGAAGCATGATTATGTGTCCGAATCTCCAGAATCGGACACAAAAGATGCTTCGCAAACGTATGATGCGGCTGGAGAGCGCTTCGAAACGGTCCCCGTCGATCAAGTGCGGCTCGGCGACGTGATTCTGGTTCTGCCTGGCGAAACAGTGCCTGTCGACGGCGAGTTGCTGTCGGGTGTGGCCACGCTGGACCTGAGCAACATCAACGGCGAGCCTGTGCCGCGTGAAGTGTATGCGGGCGCTCGCGTGATGTCTGGCGCAGTCAATGGCTCGACCACGTTGACCATGCGTGCCACGCAACTTGCGCAGGATTCGCAGTATCAGAAGATTCTCGAGCTGGTTTCGTCGGCGCAAGAGTCGCGCCCCGCTGTCGTGAAGACCGCGGATATGCTTGCAGTGCCGTTTACCGTGCTTTCGCTTGCGATTGCTGGGATTGCATGGGCGGTTTCCGGATTGCCGCTGCGATTTGCGCAGGTGCTGGTTCTCGCCACGCCTTGCCCGCTTCTGATTGCCGCACCGGTTGCGTATGTGGCTGGAACAGGGCGTCTTGCCAAAGCGGGAATCCTGATTAAAGCACAGGACGTGTTGGAAAATCTAGGTCGCGTATCGCATATTTTCTTCGATAAAACCGGCACGCTTACCGTCAAGCAACCGCAGGTCGTGCGCGTGGAGAAGCCGTTCGAAACGAGTTCGCCGTTCAACGAAGACCATATTCTCATGATGGCCGGTGTGGTGGAAAGTTACTCGGTGCACATTCTGTCGAAAGGCATTGCGGCGGCCGGGCGCAAGGCCATGAACGACTTGTACGCGCGGTATACGTCGGGGCAGCGGTTGTGCGCTGAGCGTGATCTGTCTGGGCATGGGCGCGACTATCCGGTGGTGAAGAACATTGTGGAGGATTCAGGCAAAGGTGTTTCCGGCGAAGTGAATGGGCATCGGGTGCGTGTGGGGCGTTTTGCGTATGTGACGGCTGACGGATCCGGATTCATGCCGGTCCTGCATGCGTCGGGTGAACGCTACGTGTCCGATTCTGCCGAATCGGACACTCTAGGAGTGCGAGACGGAATGTCTGACGATGCGCAGCCTACAGTTGTAACCCCCTTCATCACCCCTTCCGCTGAGGCGTCGCAGACGACGCCCGTCCGCAAGTCCGAAACCGCAAACTCGCTGTTCGCTCCGCTTGCGCCGGACGAGATGGCCGCATACGTGGCGATTGACGGCAAACTGGCCGCCCGCATCGTGCTTCGCGACGTGCCCCGTGCGAATGCGAAACGTTCCTTGGCCCGTCTGCATGAGCTTGGTATCAAGGAGCTGTCCATGCTTACCGGCGACAAGGCCGCGTCCGCTCGCATCATCGCAAATGAGGTCGGTATCGATGACGTGCAATCTGAGCTGTTCCCTGAAGATAAGGTTGCCGCTGTTAAGAACGCCACCGAGTCCACGCATCAAAACCAGTCCATGCCCGCCCGCATCATGCGGCGTATAACTGGCGAATCCAGGAATCGCCAAGTCACCATGATGGTCGGCGACGGCGTCAACGATGCTCCTGTACTTGCAGTCGCCGACATCGGCATGGCCATGACCGACGGCACGTCCACCGCAGCTTCCGAATCCGCGCAAGTGGTCATCATGAATGATGATATCGCCTCTGTGCCGCGTGCCATCGCCATCGCACGCCGTACGAAAAACGTGATGCTTCAGGCGGTGTTGATCGGTCTCAGCCTCGCCATCATCGGCATGGTCGCAGCCGCATTCAACCTGATTCCCGTGGTCGTTGGCGCATTCATGCAGGAGGTTATCGACGTGGTCAGCATTCTGTGGGCGCTCACTGTGCTTTTCGACCGCGGCGAATCCGCGTGA
- a CDS encoding asparaginase, with amino-acid sequence MRIHITYTGGTIGMIDSPNGLIPGADTRGWLFRLLEDAHMDASLFTFTELNPLIDSSNATPDNWQTMVDDLRAHHDDADAFVVLHGTDTMSYSSAAISYALADFGKPVIFTGSQHPLGKIESDAIANVTGALNAAMSGRFHGVGLFFGHHLFAGNRVSKSSSWAFEGFSAPSVGPLARTGMPWHWYADDVASVGCGWTSPQPYSRHDVAVIDMAPGISAARLEAMLTPHPEAVLLRAYGVGNVPSNEPGLTDVIADVLHDDVPVVIASQCQQAEVLLGHYETGDAIARAGAIGSGDMTLEAAYAKIMFLLSQGVTGADFGKWMRVSIAGEISPSSL; translated from the coding sequence ATGCGCATTCACATCACATATACCGGCGGCACCATCGGCATGATTGACTCTCCGAACGGCCTAATTCCGGGAGCCGACACTCGCGGATGGCTGTTCCGCCTGCTGGAGGACGCGCACATGGACGCAAGCCTGTTCACGTTCACCGAACTTAATCCGCTTATCGACTCGTCGAACGCGACGCCTGACAATTGGCAGACGATGGTTGATGACTTGCGTGCGCATCACGATGATGCCGACGCGTTCGTGGTGCTGCATGGCACCGACACGATGAGCTATTCGAGCGCCGCGATTTCGTATGCACTGGCCGATTTCGGCAAGCCGGTGATTTTCACGGGCTCGCAGCATCCGCTCGGTAAAATCGAATCGGATGCCATTGCGAATGTCACGGGCGCGCTGAACGCCGCGATGAGCGGACGATTCCACGGTGTGGGACTGTTTTTTGGACATCACCTGTTTGCCGGAAATCGCGTGAGCAAGTCGTCGAGTTGGGCGTTTGAAGGATTTTCGGCGCCTTCCGTCGGACCGCTGGCTCGTACGGGCATGCCATGGCACTGGTATGCAGACGATGTTGCTTCAGTCGGTTGCGGCTGGACGTCACCTCAGCCTTACTCCCGTCACGATGTTGCTGTGATTGATATGGCGCCCGGCATTTCCGCGGCGCGATTGGAAGCGATGCTTACGCCGCATCCGGAAGCGGTATTGCTGCGCGCGTACGGCGTCGGCAATGTGCCGAGCAACGAACCGGGATTGACCGACGTGATTGCCGACGTGCTGCATGACGATGTTCCCGTTGTGATCGCGTCGCAATGTCAGCAGGCGGAAGTGCTGCTCGGCCATTACGAGACGGGAGATGCGATCGCTCGTGCCGGCGCGATCGGATCCGGTGATATGACGCTGGAAGCCGCGTATGCGAAAATCATGTTCCTGCTGTCGCAAGGCGTGACCGGAGCCGACTTTGGCAAGTGGATGCGCGTGTCGATCGCTGGAGAAATCTCGCCAAGCTCGTTGTAA
- a CDS encoding FAD-dependent oxidoreductase — MTETNELRIAVIGAGPAGVYSSDIFLRQLKKLGEGLGLGTAARIDLFEKLPVPFGLVRYGVAPDHPSIKFIASALEKTLDNPDIHLYCDVEFGKDVTLDELLERYDAVLFATGAVEDKPLGLPGADLDGVYGAAKFVEWYDGYPTGAREWPLDAEEVAVIGGGNVAMDVARELMRNADDLKERTDIPDNVYEGVKANKARVLHLFIRRGVAQAKFSVQELREMEKLPGVQLIINEDDFDLDEDTIEEAGKDKLTRQMVEELFTIREMAEDMEDDGDVDYEGNTADRKYYVHFNSAPVEVLGEDGKVVGIRVEKTETSADGKMSRTGEFEEYPVQAVYHAIGYKPATAPGIAYDDRHAHLANANGDGRITTTASAEDGAQVRERLYATGWAKRGPVGLIGSTKSDALLIVTNMLEDLSKAAEGGRVAADRDPESIDRLLASRGVKPIDFAGWKKVDTFERAEGAKEGREHKKVIDPEQMRALAHA, encoded by the coding sequence GTGACTGAAACTAATGAACTTCGTATTGCTGTAATCGGTGCCGGCCCTGCAGGCGTCTACTCCTCTGACATTTTCCTGCGCCAGTTGAAGAAGCTCGGCGAGGGGCTTGGCCTCGGCACTGCCGCGCGCATCGACCTGTTCGAAAAGCTGCCTGTGCCGTTCGGCCTGGTGCGCTACGGAGTGGCCCCCGACCACCCGTCCATCAAATTCATCGCGTCAGCGCTCGAAAAGACGCTCGACAACCCCGACATCCACCTATATTGCGACGTGGAATTCGGCAAGGATGTGACCCTCGACGAGCTGCTTGAGCGTTACGATGCCGTGCTGTTCGCCACCGGTGCCGTTGAAGACAAGCCGCTTGGACTGCCGGGCGCCGACCTGGATGGCGTGTATGGCGCAGCCAAGTTTGTGGAATGGTACGACGGTTATCCGACCGGCGCTCGCGAGTGGCCGCTCGACGCTGAGGAAGTCGCCGTGATCGGCGGTGGCAACGTGGCCATGGATGTGGCGCGCGAACTCATGCGCAATGCCGACGATCTGAAGGAACGCACTGACATTCCAGACAATGTGTACGAGGGTGTCAAGGCGAACAAGGCTCGCGTGCTGCACCTGTTCATCCGCCGCGGTGTGGCGCAAGCCAAGTTCTCCGTACAGGAATTGCGTGAGATGGAGAAGCTGCCGGGAGTGCAGCTGATCATTAACGAAGACGATTTCGATTTGGATGAAGACACGATTGAAGAGGCCGGCAAAGACAAGCTGACCCGTCAGATGGTCGAAGAGCTGTTCACGATTCGTGAGATGGCGGAAGACATGGAAGATGACGGTGACGTGGATTACGAGGGTAATACGGCTGATCGCAAGTATTATGTGCACTTCAATTCCGCGCCGGTCGAAGTGCTGGGCGAGGACGGCAAGGTCGTTGGCATTCGCGTGGAGAAGACCGAAACGTCGGCTGACGGCAAGATGAGCCGCACCGGCGAATTCGAGGAGTATCCGGTGCAGGCCGTGTACCATGCGATCGGCTACAAGCCGGCCACCGCGCCGGGCATCGCGTACGACGATCGTCACGCGCATCTGGCGAACGCGAACGGTGACGGACGCATCACCACGACCGCTTCGGCCGAGGACGGCGCGCAGGTGCGTGAACGTCTGTATGCCACCGGTTGGGCTAAGCGCGGCCCGGTCGGACTGATCGGCTCCACCAAGTCCGACGCGCTGCTCATCGTCACCAACATGCTGGAGGATCTGTCCAAGGCAGCCGAAGGTGGTCGTGTGGCGGCGGACCGAGATCCGGAATCCATCGACCGTTTGCTGGCCTCCCGTGGAGTCAAGCCGATTGACTTCGCCGGTTGGAAGAAGGTCGACACGTTCGAACGTGCCGAAGGTGCGAAGGAAGGTCGCGAGCATAAGAAGGTCATCGACCCGGAGCAGATGCGCGCTCTGGCCCATGCGTGA
- the htpX gene encoding zinc metalloprotease HtpX, translating into MNGKLQVHGHCNGLKTTLLFALMWGVIMLIWWATGGSQSTLGFYILIGLGSTFASYWFSDRLAIASMHAQEVSEQEAPVLYKIVRELSAKAGKPMPRIYIAPTMSPNAFATGRNERHAAVCCTQGILQMLNEREIRGVLGHELMHVYNHDILTSAIASAMATVISYLGYSLMYFGGGRSRDDREGSDSGGLGLLGVLLSTILAPIAASLIQMAISRTREYDADEDGSMLTEDPEALASALNKISGGAAAMPMKKTAGTQSVAAMMIANPFSAEGFSKLFSTHPPTSDRIARLMQMGQEMRQQGVQSGYLAGGYATSGVAAADIRQGGRSAMAGAGGPQFGTQYGSAHDSGGSAGRYSRDYSQRPRG; encoded by the coding sequence ATGAACGGCAAATTGCAGGTGCATGGCCATTGCAATGGCTTGAAGACAACGCTGTTATTCGCGTTGATGTGGGGCGTCATCATGCTCATTTGGTGGGCGACCGGTGGCAGCCAGAGTACGCTCGGATTCTACATTCTCATCGGTCTGGGATCGACGTTTGCCTCCTACTGGTTTTCCGACAGGCTGGCGATCGCCAGCATGCACGCGCAGGAAGTCAGCGAGCAGGAAGCGCCGGTACTGTACAAAATCGTGCGCGAACTGTCGGCGAAGGCGGGCAAACCTATGCCACGTATTTATATCGCCCCAACCATGAGTCCCAATGCGTTCGCAACGGGACGCAATGAACGTCATGCGGCGGTCTGCTGCACACAGGGCATTCTGCAGATGCTCAACGAACGCGAAATCCGCGGCGTTCTCGGTCATGAGCTTATGCACGTGTACAATCACGACATCCTGACATCCGCGATTGCGTCCGCCATGGCCACCGTCATCTCGTATCTCGGATATTCGCTCATGTATTTCGGCGGCGGCCGTTCCCGTGACGACCGCGAAGGTTCCGATTCCGGTGGCTTGGGATTGCTGGGTGTGCTGTTGAGTACGATTCTTGCGCCAATTGCCGCTTCGCTTATTCAGATGGCGATTTCGCGTACGCGAGAATATGATGCTGACGAAGATGGTTCCATGCTTACGGAGGATCCGGAGGCGCTCGCTTCCGCGTTGAACAAGATTTCCGGCGGTGCGGCCGCGATGCCGATGAAGAAGACCGCGGGAACGCAGTCGGTGGCTGCGATGATGATCGCCAATCCGTTTTCGGCGGAAGGTTTCTCCAAGCTGTTTTCTACGCACCCGCCGACCTCGGATCGCATTGCGCGGCTGATGCAGATGGGGCAGGAGATGCGTCAGCAGGGCGTGCAGTCCGGATATTTGGCCGGTGGCTATGCCACGAGCGGCGTTGCGGCGGCGGATATTCGGCAAGGCGGACGTTCTGCGATGGCTGGTGCCGGTGGGCCGCAATTTGGAACGCAGTATGGATCCGCGCATGATTCGGGCGGCTCGGCTGGCAGATATTCTCGCGACTATTCGCAGCGGCCGCGTGGTTGA
- the yddG gene encoding aromatic amino acid DMT transporter YddG, which translates to MNTNQKSPSDSGANHPTGNSCNPLLGHATSHAATLIGLFAIVLWGFMAGLVRLVSESFGATLGSALVYTVGGVMLFIVRRPKPIREAPRKYLIAGGLMFIAYEASISLSIGLATTNAQSVEVSLVNYLWPTLLVLMTAAVSHKRGAVAKAIPGAVIATIGVAMAVGGESLDMQEAVHNIASNPLPYVLAFVGAFIWAIYATFTPSLSGGYDGTTIFFCCVAVVLWTIHFVSGDGLPDTAPGIGGYAALIACAASISGGYACWGYGMLHGSMETLAIGSYATPLFSTASSTLLLGVALGMPFWIGVVLVVAGSLINVWFARCR; encoded by the coding sequence GTGAACACGAACCAGAAGTCCCCCTCCGATTCCGGCGCAAACCACCCCACCGGCAACTCCTGCAATCCGCTACTCGGCCATGCCACATCACACGCGGCGACACTTATCGGCCTGTTCGCAATCGTCCTGTGGGGCTTCATGGCCGGCCTCGTGCGACTCGTTTCCGAATCGTTCGGAGCCACGCTCGGTTCGGCGCTCGTCTACACCGTCGGTGGTGTCATGCTGTTCATTGTGCGCCGTCCGAAACCAATCCGCGAAGCGCCACGCAAGTACCTCATCGCAGGCGGACTCATGTTCATCGCATACGAGGCGTCAATCTCGCTGTCGATCGGTCTGGCCACAACGAACGCGCAATCCGTGGAAGTCAGCCTTGTCAACTACTTGTGGCCAACGCTGCTGGTGCTGATGACCGCAGCGGTATCGCACAAACGTGGTGCGGTCGCCAAAGCGATTCCTGGCGCGGTGATCGCAACCATCGGTGTGGCGATGGCGGTTGGCGGAGAAAGCCTTGATATGCAGGAAGCGGTCCACAATATCGCCAGTAACCCCCTACCGTATGTGCTCGCGTTTGTTGGCGCCTTTATTTGGGCGATTTATGCGACTTTTACGCCGTCGTTGTCCGGCGGTTACGACGGCACGACGATTTTCTTCTGTTGTGTGGCCGTTGTACTGTGGACCATCCATTTCGTTTCGGGAGACGGTTTGCCGGACACGGCGCCCGGCATCGGTGGATATGCTGCGCTGATTGCGTGCGCCGCTTCGATTTCGGGCGGCTACGCGTGCTGGGGATACGGCATGTTGCACGGCAGTATGGAAACGCTTGCGATTGGTTCGTACGCGACTCCGCTGTTTTCCACGGCTTCTAGCACGCTTCTGTTGGGCGTGGCGCTGGGCATGCCGTTCTGGATCGGTGTTGTGCTGGTGGTTGCCGGTTCTCTGATCAACGTGTGGTTTGCACGGTGCCGCTGA